The genomic DNA TCTCTGCCAGGAAATAATAGAGCTATTGTTGCCAATGAAGCATGAAAAAATATATTACCTAATATTGGAAAATTTATGTATCTTCCTTCTGCCAGATGACCTAAACCTGAAAATACTAAGAGTAATAGGGCGAAAGTTAGTTTTTTCCATTGACTATTCCACTTCTTTTTTTTTTCTAATTCTGCTTGGTTTATTTTTTTTGAAAAATCATTTATATAAATCTTTGATGGGAAACCATTCTCTCTCAGATTTTCGAGAACTGTTTCTAATTCAATATGTTTCTGGGTAATTTCAAAATATGCACTGTTTGTGAGTAAGTTCACAGAAACATTTTCAATACCATCAGAATTATTTAATATTTTTTCAACAGTAGTAACACAACCTCCGCACTTCATCCCTGTTATGTTTAATTGAATGCTCTCCATATTTTCACATTAAAAACAAATTAATGTTTGACTTTATTTTTAACTATAATAATAAATGTAATAAACTTTTTAAATAGTTATTTTTAAAATTACTATATATATCATAAGATTTTGACCAGTGCCTAGTAATCAAAACAGAGACAATTTTATTGATAAAGCTTTTACTGTAATTGCTGAATCTATTGTGAAAATAATGCCTATTGCAGAGAAAGAAAAAAAGGCATATATCTATTATAGAGATGGCCTAGCTGCACAAAATAATGGGGATTATTCGGAAGCATTAGAGTATTATAAAGAGAGTTTACTACTTGAAGAAAATAAAATTGATAGGGGTGAGACTTTAAAAAATATGGCAATAATATACATGAGTAACGGTGAAGAGGATTTGTCTATTGAAACTTATGAAAAAGCATTAGTAGAAAATCCCAAACAGCCATCATGCCTTAAAAATATAGGTTTAATCTATGAAAAAAGGGGAAGATATGCAGAGCAAAATGGTGATTTAGATCAAAGAGATATTTGGTTTGATAAAGCTGCAGAAGTTTGGTCTAAAGCAGTGAGATTATATCCAGGTGGGTATCTTGATATTGAGAATTGGTTGAAAAACTCAGGAAGAAGTTCAATCGATATGTATCTCTAATATTTTTACTCTGATAAAGAATAGTCAACTGCTTCTTTAATATCGGAAATCTCTTTGATATTTATTAAATTTTGAAAATTATTATTTAGTTCCTCCTCTAATTTTGGCACTACTATATTTTTTATTCCTAGTCTTACAGCTTCTTCTATTTTTGTTCGAAGGTTATTAGATTTTCTAACCTGACCACTTAAACCTAATTCCCCAATAAATGAGCTACTTGCCAAAGGAGGAATATTTTTCAAACTTGATAAAATTGATATTGCTACACCTAAGTCAGATGAAGGATCATTAATTTCAAACCCCCCACCAGTAGCTATATAACAATCAAATTCAGATAATTTTATACCTACGTGCTTTTCAATAACAGCTAATATTTGATGCAATCTATTTACGCTTATTCCAGTTGTAGTTCTTCTTGGATTACTGTAGAAAGTTTTATTTACTAGTGCTTGTATATCAACTGCTAATGGTCGAGTGCCTTCATTTGTAATCGTAGTGGTTACACCTGCAATATTTTCTTTATTTGTAAAAATTGAACTTGGGTTTTTTATCTCTCGTAAGCCCTCTTCAAGCATTTCAAAAATTCCAATTTCAAAGGTTGATCCAAATCGATTTTTTATACTTCTAAGTAATCTATGTGAAGAAATATTATCTCCTTCAAAGTTTATTACTGTATCAACTAAATGCTCCAGAGTTTTTGGACCAGCTAAAGCACCATCTTTGGTTACATGGCCAATTATTAGAAGTGCAATATTATTGTCTTTGGCGAGATTTTGTAATTCAGATGAACATGCTCTAACTTGAGAAACCGATCCTGGCGAACTTTGCATCTCATGACTATAGATCGCTTGAATACTATCAATAATTGCGAATCTTGGATTTACGCGTTTGATCTCTTCAATAATTATAGATAAATTGGTTTCTGCAAAAATTTTTAAATCAATACTTTTTTGGTTCAACCTTTCCCACCTAATTTTTACTTGTTCTAAAGATTCTTCCGCAGTTATGTATAAAACACTCTCATTTACAGATATTTTTCCTGCTGATTGAAGAACTATTGTGCTTTTACCTATACCTGGTTCTCCTCCTAGTAAAACAACAGATCCAGGTACTATTCCACCTCCTAAAACTCGATCAAATTCACTAAAACCACTTGTAAATCTAGATATTTTTTTGGATGAAATCTCATTAAAAAGTATGGATTTTTTACTATCTTTTATATCTTTTATTTCTTTGTATCTAGATCTTTTACTTTTTATTTCTTCAACAATGGAATTCCATGAGTTGCAATTAAGGCATCTACCAAAGTATTGAGAAGTTTCAGATCCGCAATTTTGACATATAAAAGTCGATAATTTGCTAGACATTAAGTTTCTGAATAAAGTAAAAGAACTAGAATGTTTGGGATATTGCCCCTCTACAAGTTAGATTAGGTTAATAATAAATTCTCTTACTGATTAGCTAATAGAAACAAATGGCTTTATCTAGTCAAACTAAAGAAACAATACTTGTCGCAGATGACGAAGCAAGTATTAGAAGAATTTTGGAGACGCGTCTCTCCATGATTGGCTACAAAGTTGTAACTGCAAGTGATGGTAAAGAAGCACTAAAGTTATTTAAGGATTACGAACCTGATTTAGTAGTTCTTGATGTCATGATGCCAAAGTTAGATGGTTATGGAGTTTGTCAAGAATTAAGGAAAGATTCTGATGTACCAATTGTTATGTTAACTGCATTAGGAGATGTTGCAGATAGGATAACAGGGTTAGAATTAGGTGCTGATGATTATGTAGTAAAACCATTTAGCCCAAAGGAGTTAGAAGCAAGAATTAGGTGCGTTCTTAGAAGAATCGACAAAGAGCAAATTCCTGGTATGCCTAATTCAGGATTAATTTTGGTTACGGATATAAAAATTGATACAAATCGAAGACAAGTTTTTAAAAGTGATGAGAGAATTAGATTGACTGGTATGGAATTTAGTCTCTTAGAACTTTTGGTAAGTAGGTCAGGAGAGCCATTTAGTAGAGGAGAGATTCTGAAAGAAGTTTGGGGATATACTCCTGAGAGACATGTAGATACAAGAGTCGTAGATGTTCATATTTCAAGATTAAGATCCAAACTAGAGGCTGATCCAGCAAATCCTGAATTAATATTGACAGCACGGGGTACAGGATATCTTTTTCAACGGATTGTAGATATAGCTCCTTTTGATGGTAAATAAATGGGGAAAGAATCAGCGCAAAAAATTAACAAATCCAGAGCTATTAGAAGATTAGTTATTTGGTATAAAAGAAATTCTGCTGTGACTTCTTTAGTAGATACTGCTACTAGTTCGGCAGCAACGGCTAGTAATGTTGCTGGTAATGTAGTTTCCGGTGCCGGATCTGTTGTAAGCACAGCTGGCAATGTTGCAAGTAATGTTGCTGGTAACGTTGCTGGTAATGTAGTTTCAAGCGCTGAATCTGTTGTAAATACTGCTAGTAGCGTAGTGTTAAATGCTAGTTCAATAGCTAAGAATACATTACAGCCATTAGTATTTGACCCTTTAAAAAGGCTGCAAAACAATGATAATATTTTAGATAAGGAAGAGGAATCTCAATCTAAAAGAATTTGGATTGCAGTTGATGGTATGGGTGGCGATTATGCTCCGGGGCCAATACTCGAGGGTTGCCTCGAAGCGATCTGCAGATTTCCGATAAACATTAAGTTTGTTGGCAAAATTGATAAAGTTAAAAAATCAGCAGAAGAACTCGGTTTAATTGAATTACTTGAAAAAGAAATAGAAAATAATCGTCTTGAATTAATTGATAGTGGAGATCCTGTAGGAATGAATGAAGAAGCTACTGCAGTTAGAAAAAAGAAAAATGCAAGTATAAATGTTGCAATGGATTTAGTAAGAAATAATAAAGCCCAAGCTGTTTACTCAGCTGGCAATTCGGGAGCAATGATGGCTTCTGCCATATTTAGAATTGGAAGATTGAAAGGAATTGATAGACCTGCCATAGGCGCATTATTTCCTACAAAGGATCAAACTCGCCCTGTATTAGTTCTAGATGTTGGTGCAAATACGGATTGTAAACCCTCTTATCTTCATCAGTTTGCTCTCCTAGGTAATATTTATGCAAAAGATGTTCTTCAAGTAAGGAAACCAAGAATTGGTCTTTTAAATATTGGAGAAGAAGAATGCAAAGGTAATGATTTATCTCTTAAAACATTTGAACTATTATCTAATGAAAAAAGTTTTGATTTTGGAGGTAATTGTGAAGGTCGAGATGTATTGTCAGGTAGTTTTGATGTAGTCGTTTGTGATGGTTTTACCGGAAATATATTATTAAAATTTCTTGAGTCTGTAGGTGGTGTCTTATTAGATATTTTAAGATCTGAGCTTCCAAGAGGAAGGCGAGGAAAAGTTGGTTCAGCTTTTTTAAAAAGTAATCTATTAAGAATAAAGAAAAGATTAGATCATGCAGAACATGGGGGTGCCTTATTACTTGGTGTAAACGGTATTTGTGTGATCGGCCATGGAAGCAGTAAGTCTTTATCAGTCGTAAGCGCCCTTCGTTTGGCTCATTCTGCAGTGAATCATAACGTGATGGAAAATTTAAATCAACTTCAAAAGCTTCAAGTTTTAAATTCATAAAACATAATGCATCAAATTTATGTTTGACTTATATAAGTAACTAAAACAACTCTTTTGGAAGAAATAAAGTTTAACCAGATCGGAGTCTCATTTAAAGGAAGTGGAAGTTATGTACCCGATCAAATACTAACCAATCAAAAAATCAGTCAAAAGGTAGATACAAGTGATGAATGGATAAAATCTAGAACTGGCATCTCTGAGAGAAGAATTTCTAACTTAAAAGAAAATGTTACTGAAATGGGTTATGTAGCGGCACTTAATGCTATAAAAATGGCAAATTGGGATATTGAAACGATTGACTTGATTATTTTGGCTACTTCTACTCCTAATGATTTATTTGGTTCTGCGCCATCTATTCAGGCTAAATTGGGGGCTGAGAACGCTGTAGCTTTTGATTTAACTGCAGCATGTAGTGGTTTTTTATTCTCTTTAGTAACGGCTACACAATACTTAAAAGGAGGTAGTTTTAAAAGGGCTATTGTTATAGGGGCAGATCAGTTATCAAGCTTTGTTGATTGGAATGATAGAAGAAGTTGTATTCTCTTTGGAGATGGCGCGGGTGCATTAGCAATTGAAGCCACAAATTTATTCGACAATTTCATTGGTTTTGATATGAGAACTGATGGAGAAAGGGGTTCTTTTCTTAATCTTCCATCAAAAAATAATAAGGATTCAATAGTTGATAACATTGATTTTTTAAGTGGAGGTTTTTCTTCAATTCAGATGAACGGTCAGGAAGTTTATAAATTTGCAGTTAGAGAAGTACCAATAATTCTTGAAAAATTATTTAGAACAACAAACTTTAGTTCTGATAAAGTTGATTGGCTTATATTGCACCAAGCTAATCAAAGAATCTTGGATTCTGTAGGAGACAGGTTGAAAATTTCTAAAGAAAAGATTCTCAGCAATTTAGAAAAATATGGAAATACATCGGCAGCAACAATTCCAATAATGATGGATGAGGCTATTAGAGATAATAGAATTAAACAAAATGATATTATTGCATCAAGTGGTTTTGGTGCCGGGTTAAGTTGGGGTGCAGCCCTATTTAAATGGGGTTAAAAACAAAATAGGAAAATTATGACAGTTGCATGGGTATTCCCTGGACAGGGTTCGCAAAAAATTGGAATGGCAAAAAAAATTGAAAATTTGCCAAACTCAAAAGATAGGTTTCATTATGCTTCTGAGATATTTGAAAGAAATTTATTTGAAATTTGTGAGTTAAGTTCTGAACCAACAAATCCTCTTATTGATTTAAATAACACAAGAAATACACAAATTTGTCTTTTTTTAGTTGAATCGATTTTATTAGATGCATTAAAAGATAATGGATTTAAACCAAATTATGTTGCTGGGCATAGTTTAGGAGAAATCACTGCACTATATTGTGCAGATGTTTTTTCATTCGAAGATTGTGTTTC from Prochlorococcus marinus XMU1402 includes the following:
- a CDS encoding photosystem I assembly protein Ycf3, which produces MPSNQNRDNFIDKAFTVIAESIVKIMPIAEKEKKAYIYYRDGLAAQNNGDYSEALEYYKESLLLEENKIDRGETLKNMAIIYMSNGEEDLSIETYEKALVENPKQPSCLKNIGLIYEKRGRYAEQNGDLDQRDIWFDKAAEVWSKAVRLYPGGYLDIENWLKNSGRSSIDMYL
- the radA gene encoding DNA repair protein RadA, translating into MSSKLSTFICQNCGSETSQYFGRCLNCNSWNSIVEEIKSKRSRYKEIKDIKDSKKSILFNEISSKKISRFTSGFSEFDRVLGGGIVPGSVVLLGGEPGIGKSTIVLQSAGKISVNESVLYITAEESLEQVKIRWERLNQKSIDLKIFAETNLSIIIEEIKRVNPRFAIIDSIQAIYSHEMQSSPGSVSQVRACSSELQNLAKDNNIALLIIGHVTKDGALAGPKTLEHLVDTVINFEGDNISSHRLLRSIKNRFGSTFEIGIFEMLEEGLREIKNPSSIFTNKENIAGVTTTITNEGTRPLAVDIQALVNKTFYSNPRRTTTGISVNRLHQILAVIEKHVGIKLSEFDCYIATGGGFEINDPSSDLGVAISILSSLKNIPPLASSSFIGELGLSGQVRKSNNLRTKIEEAVRLGIKNIVVPKLEEELNNNFQNLINIKEISDIKEAVDYSLSE
- the rpaB gene encoding response regulator transcription factor RpaB produces the protein MALSSQTKETILVADDEASIRRILETRLSMIGYKVVTASDGKEALKLFKDYEPDLVVLDVMMPKLDGYGVCQELRKDSDVPIVMLTALGDVADRITGLELGADDYVVKPFSPKELEARIRCVLRRIDKEQIPGMPNSGLILVTDIKIDTNRRQVFKSDERIRLTGMEFSLLELLVSRSGEPFSRGEILKEVWGYTPERHVDTRVVDVHISRLRSKLEADPANPELILTARGTGYLFQRIVDIAPFDGK
- a CDS encoding beta-ketoacyl-ACP synthase III, coding for MEEIKFNQIGVSFKGSGSYVPDQILTNQKISQKVDTSDEWIKSRTGISERRISNLKENVTEMGYVAALNAIKMANWDIETIDLIILATSTPNDLFGSAPSIQAKLGAENAVAFDLTAACSGFLFSLVTATQYLKGGSFKRAIVIGADQLSSFVDWNDRRSCILFGDGAGALAIEATNLFDNFIGFDMRTDGERGSFLNLPSKNNKDSIVDNIDFLSGGFSSIQMNGQEVYKFAVREVPIILEKLFRTTNFSSDKVDWLILHQANQRILDSVGDRLKISKEKILSNLEKYGNTSAATIPIMMDEAIRDNRIKQNDIIASSGFGAGLSWGAALFKWG
- the plsX gene encoding phosphate acyltransferase PlsX; this translates as MGKESAQKINKSRAIRRLVIWYKRNSAVTSLVDTATSSAATASNVAGNVVSGAGSVVSTAGNVASNVAGNVAGNVVSSAESVVNTASSVVLNASSIAKNTLQPLVFDPLKRLQNNDNILDKEEESQSKRIWIAVDGMGGDYAPGPILEGCLEAICRFPINIKFVGKIDKVKKSAEELGLIELLEKEIENNRLELIDSGDPVGMNEEATAVRKKKNASINVAMDLVRNNKAQAVYSAGNSGAMMASAIFRIGRLKGIDRPAIGALFPTKDQTRPVLVLDVGANTDCKPSYLHQFALLGNIYAKDVLQVRKPRIGLLNIGEEECKGNDLSLKTFELLSNEKSFDFGGNCEGRDVLSGSFDVVVCDGFTGNILLKFLESVGGVLLDILRSELPRGRRGKVGSAFLKSNLLRIKKRLDHAEHGGALLLGVNGICVIGHGSSKSLSVVSALRLAHSAVNHNVMENLNQLQKLQVLNS